caaaatcattttttgtctgACCAGCAGGCCAAAGTAACaaagatatttattaaactaaCTAATTCaggacaaagaaaagcagaaagtCCTTACAATTTAGAGGCTGGTAGCATGAATGGcatttctgcttttaaaatCACTGAAACAGTtaaacaattatcaaaatagttccAAAATAGTTAAGCTTtagtttgtttcttctttctacTGAAGAAAACCTTTTACAGAGTTGATTGTCAATAGTAACTGGAACATTGATCCGAAGAAGACACAAGACTGATACATTTTTACTGTGAGccatacaaaagaaaatgcattcacCTCCGTTGTATTGAGGTGGAGGGTGAAATCTCAAAGACAACTTTCTTAAatccaaaaaaagcaaaaaatgtgagttatttttgtaattttggtgAACCGACCCATTGATATTGACAACACCTTGTAGCATGTCTGTGTCGCTGTGTTTCAGTTGATAATTGTAACTGAGGCTGTTCTGTCTGTGCAGGGTCCAACCAGAGGTCACGTCCAGCTGATAATGGAGAGGCTCCTCCGCAGGGTTAATCGCACTGTCATCAGCATGGAGAGATCCTCCCCTCTCATTGTAAGACACCACTTTTGTGTTACAGCTGAAATATGTCCTTGACGACTACGTCCTCAGCATTCATTTCAGTATTAACGTCAACCAAACCTAAATATATGAGTTTACCAATCTTTTAAGTGTCGTTACAAAACACATCAAGTACACAAATACAACAAGAAACGTGTGATATCGTGTGAGTGATAGTTGACTCCTCTGCTGCAGGGCCACTATCTCGCCTGCATGACGGCCATCCTGAAGCAAATGGATGACATGCATTACGCCCACTACATCAGCACCTTCAAGACAAGACAGGATATCATTGTAAGTGTCCTGGTTCCTCCCCTGTTGGCTACATCTTGTCCTGAAACATCTCATCAATAACAGACATTAAACCACCCAGGCCACTTACTGCTCCTTAGGGGAATATTGATTATAGACATTTCATGCAATGGATTGGACTGACACGATGGTTATGTCAGTGGGTGTCCATTATGCCACGGAAGCATTATGCATGCCTGACATGTAGCAGCCCTGCTTTGGATTTTCTTAGTTTGGATAAGAGCGACAGTGTACATACACTTGCAGTAAAGATTTTATTCCCGTGCTACCCTCAGGACTTCCTCATGGAGACATTCATCATGTTTAAGGACCTCATGGGAGACGTCTTCCCTGCTGACTGGATGATCATGAACCTTGTGCAGATGCAGGTCTTCCTGAGGGCCATCAACCAGTACTCCGACGTCCTCAACATGTATTTTTTGGACCAGGCACATTTTGAACTCCAGGTGTGTCTTCGTCCTCCCCCGCCTGGGTTGAGGTTACATTTCTTATtgaacacaaaatcaaaagccGGTGTTATGAGAAGGTAATTATGGTATTAATATTTGAAAACCCTGCTCCCCTCGCAGCTGTGGAATAACTACTTTCATTTGACTGTGGCGTTCCTCACCCACAAGACACTGCAGCTGGAGTCCTTCTCTCAGGAGAAACGAAACAAGATACTGAACAAGTGAGATCATTTACAATTCATCAAAAAGATTATTTAAATAGAGAAAACTTAATTTAACAGTCCTTTGATTTAAATTTGCCACAGATATGGAGACATGAGGAAGACTATTGGGTTTAAGATCAGAGATATGTGGTACAATCTCGGTGAGTATTTTGCACCATCTGATAATGCTGCTATTACCATAGAGTTTGTGGCATTGTTTATTCAGTGGCTGCTAGTAATGCAAGGGGAATAAcaagacaatattttttattgtccggtttcacagtgtgttgttgttttgtttgcgACATTATTAGATTCGTTCTCTGTTTGTTGAGAAATGAGAAAGCAGCTTATTGCCTTCTCCAATCACACTATGATATTTCTGCGTGATAATGTTTCGTTGTCCCTCAGGCCCCCAGAAAATGAAATTCATCCCAGCCATGGTCGGGCCCATTCTGGAGGTCACCCTGGTGCCGGAGCCAGAACTTAGGAAAGCCACCATCCCCATCTTCTTTGATATGATGCAGTGTGAGCACAACTTCAACCCCGGACGCACATTTGAAAAGGTAAACATTTTCCTCAGAAGTTCAgtaatttggtgttttttgtttaaattaaactgaAGCTGCTCTCAGGCTGTATGCTATGTGTATTTTgatgtgtccttttttttttattccattcttATCTTTGCAGTTTGAGAACGAACTGATAACAAAATTGGACCAAGAGGTGGAAGGAGGGCGAGGGGATGAGCAGTACAAAGTCCTGCTGGAGAAAACGTGaggccaaatatttttttaaactcttaaagTTGTTTAAAGGGATATTTCAGATGGTTTTACTTATCCGTAGGCAGTGTATCACCTACAGTAGATTACGTTAAGCACGCTCCCAGTTTGGATAGGCTGACTGTAGTACTAGCAATGTACTGCCGGGGACATGGGgaagcagcaaaatgtactttagcTGCCTAGAAATGTTTTGTAAGATACAGCtgtacttttctttgcttttgtgctcctgtctgtttctccaaactccatctactgtagatTACACACTGACTATGGAAAACTActtcatacaaccccacttcaaacaAATCAAGCTATCCCTTTAAGTAGTAAAACAAACATAgtaaaaatctgtcttttctgtGTGATGGGGGTTTCACATAGGAGTGCTTCTAAAGTACAACAAAGGCAtttgtgattgtgtttttcaaaaagcCCTTGAAGAGCAAGAAGGACAAGACAACTGTTAGAATTGTAACAAACCCTCTAATCAATAGATAACTCTCTGGGACAGATTGTACAGACGCAAAAAATTGCAGAAAACTGATTTTAATGTGCTTGTCAGGAGGAAAGGCAGGCTTTGCAATACTGATAATCCTGAAATAGCCCTTCACAGCTACAGTGTAGCTAAatagtttgtttgtatgtgcagGTTGCTGGAACACTGCAGACGGCACAGATACCTGTCACAGTCAGGAGAGGAGCTGGCTTTGCTGCTGAGCAGCCTGCTGGAGAATCTCCTGGCGTACCGCACCATCACACACGACGAAAGCCCTGAGCACCGCATGAGCTGCACTGTCAATGTGCTGGTATGCCCCGTGCCTATATTGACAAAACGGTTATCACTGTTTGTGCATGTACACAAAGCAATTACCTGTGCTGTTCTGAAAATTGCtcaagagaaaatgttttcaagagTATGCaattaagatgttttttctcttgcagaatttctacaaagaaaaaaagagggaagacATTTACATCCGGTGAGTCAGAAGGAGACACAGAGCATCTGGTCCCCGGGCCAAAAAGTTCACTGTGTCTCACTAATGTGCTCTTGTAACCAGGTACTTGTACAAGCTGCGAGATTTGCACCTGGACTGTGAGAACTACACTGAGGCCTCCTACACTCTGCTACTACATGCTGAATTACTGGAGGTCTTTGACACATCCTTGTcttttttcaccttttaaagatcaattttttttttatgtttgagcTGTTTAACCCTTGCTTGAACTACCTGCTCCTAAATGTTCTCCTGATTGTTGATTTAAATCCCCAGTGGTCTGACAAACCCTGCGCACCTCATCTGATACCTGGAGATGGGAAGCATGTATGGACCCAACAGGAGCTGAAAGAGAGGCTCATCCAGGAGATCATATGTTATTTGGACAAGGGCAAGGTTAGTATGGGCTGCACCGCACGTGAACTGGTGTCAAAAAGTCAGATTGCCTAAGTTAGCCATATAAGTTAGCATTGTGAAACTGGTGGGGAAGTTCCTTAAGCTCTATGTTTTTGTTAGTATTCAAATCTCTCACACACTCCCTCGAAGCGCGGAGGTGGGTTTTTTACAGAGGACAGCCGTGGAAGCCAGATGGCAAAGTTTAGCTTGtgagcttgtttttgttttgtgtgcccTTTTAAGTGAGAGATACACATGTCTTTTCAGATGTGGGAGAAGGCCATTGAGCTGGGCAAGCAGTTGGCCAAGATGCACGAGAGCCACATGTTTGACTTCATGGAGCTGAGCCAGCTGCTGGTAAGAGAACGCGTGAATTGCAATTCagccttaaaaacaaaatgttcctaAAACCTCTGAAAAAGGATGCTGTAtacactgaaatgaaaacaacctaaattattttattttgaatgccTCATTAAGATTACTGAGATTAGTCTGATGAGTAATAGTTGACAACAATTGTGTTCCAGCTTGTGCAAGGCTGAGTGCCTTGTACAAGCCAGTTGAGAAAAGATGTGTTAACCTGTTTACCCATGGGGAAAGCAAAATTGTGTCTGCTAATTCTGCAGAGTTTTGATTTATTATGAAGAATCTACTTAGAAAGTATCTCAGTGGTTATTCTGATGGTGCTCCAATAATATTTTCTCATaattactgaaaaaaacacagcaaccacatttcttttttgaagaTGTTATTGTAATctattcattttgaattatttctgtAACCTTGTACAGTCTATTTACAACACACTGTGTATGAATTGCAGTCTTACCATTCTTTGTCCTCTCCCACAGAAAAAGCAAGCCCAGTTCTATGAAAACATAATGCATGCAATGCGGCCACAGCCAGAGTACTTTGCTGTTGGATATTATGGCCTTGGATTCCCTTCTTTCCTCAGGGTGAGGAAATGATTACctagttcaataaataaagacTTGCACTGTGCTCATGTAATGATCTGGCTTttagaaaaaatgtcatgtgcAATATTGCTGATAAGGCTGATTGGCTTTTTGATGACacaagaaaatgtcagaattaATACAGTCCCTCTCATTTATTATGGAAATAAGCTTGATTGTAATTCTAGCTTATTATTGTGTTTCGTTGGTATTGTGTTCACTGAAATGTTCTGCTACAGAACAAGATGTTCATCTACCGAGGCAAGGAGTACGAGTGGCTTGAAGACTTCAGCGTGAAGCTGCTCTCTCAGTTCCCCAACGCATCAAGGATGACCAGCACAGCGCCCCCTGGGGATGACATCAGCAACTCCTCTGGACAGTGTAtccttatataaatataataaaccacaagaaagcttttttttaatcaagccATGTTAGCAGCATAGCTCAAGGGAGgttgacattttgtgttttacgTGCAATATCTCGACAACTATTGGGATAGTCATACACACATTCCTGTCCCAAATACCtatctgtaataaaaaaataatatagtgCCATCATCATATCAATATTTTGATGTGTCTGATGCTTTGAATAATGAGCATCAGCTTTTAGCTGTACCTTGTGTTTATTGCTGATAGagaaatgttagcatgctataaTGCTACATTTAATGTTGGACTTGGGAAACATTAAACCTgctaaatatcagcatgttaacattgtcttGTGAGCATGTTTGAATGCTCAAGTCAGCATTATTCACCTCTGTGTAATAAGCaaagactgactgactgagtgcTAGAATATCACTAGACTTGTTTGACAATTACagattcaaaaatgtaatcgGATTTAATGTAACTTTGCTTTGTCTGCTTCTCCACACTATTCCTGGTGTTGTCCTTAGCTGAACTTCACAGACATCCAGTGCTTTACTGTCAAGCCTGTTCTCACCGTGCCGCACCAGTTTAAAGACAAGGGGGTTCCAGAGCAGATATTAAAGTGCGTAACTGAAACACTTAGATGGCTGATTTATCTTCCTGTGAATATCTTGGGATTTATAGTTCTCTGGTCAAACTGCTATATCACTGCTGTCCTTCCCTGTTCTTTTGCAGCTATTACAGAACCAATGAAGTGGACCAGTTCAAGTATTCCAGGCCCTTCAGGAAAGGTGAAAAGGATCCAGACAATGAATTTGcagtgagcattttttttatttacttcaaaGTACTAATATGTGTAAGCACACAcccataattaataataaaagaagcATAAACAATCCTGTTTCTTCACATACCTCACTCTGAATATTAATACAGGCATTCAAATTTCAccctttaatattttattggtATGTATTCTGCCCTACAGACCATGTGGATTGAGAGAACAACGTACATTACAGCCTACTTCTTCCCAGGGATTCTGAAATGGTTTGAAGTCAAATCTGTCTCAGTGGTAAGAAGACAACTTGATGTTCAAACTTTGTTGTTTCTtgttgttaaaacatttaaatgatacTTTATGTAATACTCCTGATGTGCAGGAGGAGATCAGTCCTTTGGCGAACGCCATAGAGACAATGGAGATGGCCAATGAAAAGCTAAGTAACCTGGTGCAACAGCAGGCCTGCGATCTCACGTTGTCCATCAACCCACTGTCCATGATGCTCAGCGGCATTGTTGACCCTGCTGTCATGGGCGGCTCCTCCAACTATGAGAAGGTTTgactattttcatttatttttttcagcagcgTGCACAAATAGACAGATAAAAGCAGACAAGACAGACACTGTAAGAGTACAGAGTCCCCAAAGGTTGTGCCATTGTCTGACtactgctgctctgcactgtaTTTGTTAGATTTGAGCTGTTTGCTAAGTCAGGTTCAGATTGTGTGCACAGTTGGCTCTAAAGTAATTAATTTGGAAAATAATGTACTGCTTTCAAACCTTGCCACAATACACTCATAACCGTTAAATCATACAACTGTAAAATGTGTAGATCTTGTTTTCTTGAACAGCAGTTCTGGCTGGCCTCAAGCCTGTTTTGAGCTTCAAAGTTTCATTCATACGGGAGCCGCAGTGGCCTCTTTGTCATGCTGTGGAAACCTGTTCATTGTGGCTTGCAGCTGAATTGTAACAGTTTGTGTCAAAAGCTGCCCAATTTTCATCTTGCTTTGATCCTCTGCAGGCGTTCTTTACAGACACCTACATCCAAGAGCACCCAGAGGATCACGAGCGCATTGACGTCCTTAAACAGCTCATCGCCCTGCAGGTAAATCCTTCCGCGATCATTGTCATTGACACTGGCCTCAAAGCAGAACATGTTTTGTAATACTTAAGTGCCTGTCTTCCCTTCTAGATCCCTCTCTTGGCAGATGGGATTCGCATCCACGGGGAGAAGACAACGGAGCAGCTGAAGCCCTTGCACAACCGTCTGGTTACTTGCTTCCAAGACCTTCGGGAGAAAGTGGAGAAGCATTACGGCGTCATAACCTTGGTGCGTTGCCAGCCGCAAACTCAATTTAATGTAAGAGGGTGCCAACTTAAGCGATTGGCCCTCTTGCCTTCCTATCAAACGCTTCTCATTCAAAGCAGAGTGTACGTTGTTTTAGCGCAGGACCATAAATCTTCCTTTAGCCAGTCCACTGCGACCCGAGTTATGCCTGTCATTGTGCTCCTCCTGTGCCAAGATTCTCCGATGATGCTTAATCCCATTTGTGTGTCCCAGCCCTGCTCTCTCgctgagaggaagaagagcCGCGTGGGCTCCGCAGTGATGCCCTACATCTTGTCCTCCACCCTCCGTCGCATGTCTACTATCTCAACCGTCTCCAACGCCTCCTCAGGCCTCTCCAGCGGCTCCGCATCCTCAGATGGACCCTCCAGCATTTCCTCCCAAGAGTCAGTCCCCCTGCATCCTCTCCTTGCTCCTTGCTACCTTTGTCTACCTTTACCCttgtcattgttgttttgcCATCACAACAGAGACTGCTTTCTTCAAACGCTGATTTTTGTCTTTGCTCAAATCAAAATGACTTTAAGATTTTACATATCTCTGCATAGCTCGTTCTCCGCACCTGATTATTCACAAGCGGCCCTTTGTTGTCCCATTCCAGCCCTCGCAGGGCCTCGGTTTTGTCCCGCTCGGAGGAGGACAACAGGATTGGTCGAAAGAACAGGAAGGAATGGAGCGTCAGCAAATCCCAGGTCCTACTAGAGAGGCAGTCAGATGAGGTAAGGCCTCATGTCCgtgtgttatttttgtatatatatatgttctgcTATTTTCATTTCCGTGACAACACACTTCCCCTCAGGTGATTATATAAGCTGTTTACTAGACCATATCAACCTAATATTGAGTTTTTGTAACTCAGCTGTGAATTGTGGGTAGCTCCATTATGCTTGACTATTTCACAAAGGAAGCCTATATCTTTGCTTTCCTGTGTTTATTCCAGACCCCTccagagaagcagcagagacCCAAGAGTTTACAACTAGGGGACCGACGGCTTACCATCTCCTTGTTCCATGGTGCTTCATCCCAGCTCAGCTTGTCTAACCCTCTCAGCCCGCTACCGGCCTCTCCACAAACACCTCGCACACCACGCAGCTCCAGTATGTAGCAAAAACACTACTGCTCTGACAAACAGTGCACTGCAtgccatcattttattttctcttaaaaataTGCCTTGCACACAGAAAAGGAAGAATACCTTGCCGACTAACTTTGTGTAAGCACAGTGTGGTCTGTAGCACTAatcaggtcacacacacacacacacacacacacacacacacacacacacacacacacacacacacacacacacacacacacacacacacacacacacacattcacagatgCATGCGGTCTGaaatgcttttctttcttctctcctgtgGTAGGTTATTCATCGCTTCTCAGTGACAATGATGTCAATACCATAGACACCCCAGGGACCCCCCCACCCATGCCTCCGAAGAAACACCCGCACGAGATTGACAACCCCGGGTTCTCTTCAGAGGTACATCTACTTGGAGAAAATAGCACCCCCTTACTAATGCATATTTAATGGCGCATAAACgttaaaatattctgtttttattcttttttatttgaagtcCTAACATGAACTCTCTTCTCCCTTTCCGCTCAGTTCATTCCTCCGCTACCAATGAAAATTGAGAGCaagcctcctcctccgcctccgaAAACTCGGAAGTCGATGTTCTCCACATACGATCACACCCCCCACTAAGGCTACACCTACACACAGGCTTTAAAGTTTCACTAATTGTCTGATATCGCTGTGATGAAAGTGCACCTTCAATTTTTTGGCATTGTGGAAACGCACAGTACGGCACAGACGCCGGACCATCCACGTGGGTTGAATGCAAGATTTGCTGcggaaaataattatttctgaTGCAAGTTACTAATAATTCCAAGCAGTCCTTTGTTCTCAAGTTTTagtggatgttttgttttttagctgcAAGGATGAGTTTTGTAAGAGGGGATATTGTCATAAGAGGGTACTAGTGTGCAAAAATGGATAAATGATTTTGGGTACATAAGGCCAGCACATCCTTGGATTCAGTGTGCTTTTTAAGACTTAATGAAACAGTGATTAGATGCTTTTCATAAAGAAAAGTCAGTATGTTGCACAGACTTTATCACTCCCAGGGAAAACGAATGACCAATGCTGCAATATAATATTAAGCTTTTATGCGCTGGAGTAACACTGGATGACTTCTTTTCCCCCAAGCTGTTTACCGTCATTCCATATTTTAACAGGAGGAAGCTGCATTAGATACATGTTGAACTTGATCAAGCGCAGGGAATATAATGTGCAGAATGTAATTGTTAGTTTgaaatgtagttattttgtgtgtaaCATTATGATCAAACCCATTTTcccaaaccacaatgttttaGAGACACTGGATGGCATTAATGAATGTGTTGAAGATTATccatttgttttgatgtttattaTGAACTGAATACTGTAACTGATGCTTCTGAACTGCATCACGTTGATGTTGGTGTTCAGTGGAAGTAGATTTTTCCTTAGCGggatagttttacatttt
This sequence is a window from Anoplopoma fimbria isolate UVic2021 breed Golden Eagle Sablefish chromosome 13, Afim_UVic_2022, whole genome shotgun sequence. Protein-coding genes within it:
- the dock5 gene encoding dedicator of cytokinesis protein 5, which encodes MTRWIPTKKEKYGVAIYNYEPSREQELCLQVGDTVHILEKLEGWYRGYRLRKKSQKGIFPSSYIHLKQATVEGTGQQEIIIPADLPLVQELGATLREWAQIWQKLYVGNKTTLFRGVQQMAYSLIEYRSQIVSGTLPKDDLVELRKKVTAKIDYGNRILGLDLVVRDEAGNTLDPDWTSTVSLFRAHETASRSVDDRIQEEKTRLQNLETRRQTLFSTVHTYSLLMNLKNFVCNIGEDAELLMSLYDPDQSEFISENFLVRWDSMGMPKEIEKLNNLPALFTDLSSSDLMRQRLFLVCQIIRVGSMELKEGKKHTGGLRRPFGVAVMDVTDIAHGKTDDEDKQHFIPFQQIAMETYIRQRQLIMSPLIPSRVIGENEPLTAVFNKVIATREVNHKGQGLFVTLKLLPGDLAQVRKDYPHFVDRSTAIVRKMGFPEIILPGIVRNDIYVTLLQGEFDRGKKKTPKNVEVILSVHDDEGNSMEKVIFPGAGYDGITEYKSVIYYQVKQPCWNETVKVTIPIEDVSRCHLRVMFRHRSSQDSRDKSEKPFGMAFVRLMRGDGTTLKDGRHELIVYKVDVKKTEDAKVYITLPATWAEVEEKEKQTGKQFHHSGVIPVTKDSFQIATLTCSTKLTQNVDLLGLLNWRSNPEDLDKILQRLMEVEGGEIVKFLQDTLDALFNIMMETSEKDTYDTLVFDALVFIITLIGDIKFQHFNPVLETYINKHFSATLAYMKLTKVLNYYVGHAEEPVLSERLYAALKALKYLFRFIVQSRVLYLRFYGNSEDGDAFFNSIRTLFLSFNTLMDRPLDEGVKIKGAILKYLPSIINDIQTVFDPVELSVLLAKFIESIPDSQLVRQKLGCMCKMVESDLFRQPDCRDVLLPLVTDQLSGQLDDHSSKPDHEACAQLLSTVLDNLDRKDVGPTRGHVQLIMERLLRRVNRTVISMERSSPLIGHYLACMTAILKQMDDMHYAHYISTFKTRQDIIDFLMETFIMFKDLMGDVFPADWMIMNLVQMQVFLRAINQYSDVLNMYFLDQAHFELQLWNNYFHLTVAFLTHKTLQLESFSQEKRNKILNKYGDMRKTIGFKIRDMWYNLGPQKMKFIPAMVGPILEVTLVPEPELRKATIPIFFDMMQCEHNFNPGRTFEKFENELITKLDQEVEGGRGDEQYKVLLEKTLLEHCRRHRYLSQSGEELALLLSSLLENLLAYRTITHDESPEHRMSCTVNVLNFYKEKKREDIYIRYLYKLRDLHLDCENYTEASYTLLLHAELLEWSDKPCAPHLIPGDGKHVWTQQELKERLIQEIICYLDKGKMWEKAIELGKQLAKMHESHMFDFMELSQLLKKQAQFYENIMHAMRPQPEYFAVGYYGLGFPSFLRNKMFIYRGKEYEWLEDFSVKLLSQFPNASRMTSTAPPGDDISNSSGQYIQCFTVKPVLTVPHQFKDKGVPEQILNYYRTNEVDQFKYSRPFRKGEKDPDNEFATMWIERTTYITAYFFPGILKWFEVKSVSVEEISPLANAIETMEMANEKLSNLVQQQACDLTLSINPLSMMLSGIVDPAVMGGSSNYEKAFFTDTYIQEHPEDHERIDVLKQLIALQIPLLADGIRIHGEKTTEQLKPLHNRLVTCFQDLREKVEKHYGVITLPCSLAERKKSRVGSAVMPYILSSTLRRMSTISTVSNASSGLSSGSASSDGPSSISSQDPRRASVLSRSEEDNRIGRKNRKEWSVSKSQVLLERQSDETPPEKQQRPKSLQLGDRRLTISLFHGASSQLSLSNPLSPLPASPQTPRTPRSSSYSSLLSDNDVNTIDTPGTPPPMPPKKHPHEIDNPGFSSEFIPPLPMKIESKPPPPPPKTRKSMFSTYDHTPH